In Carya illinoinensis cultivar Pawnee chromosome 10, C.illinoinensisPawnee_v1, whole genome shotgun sequence, one DNA window encodes the following:
- the LOC122279894 gene encoding ATP synthase gamma chain, chloroplastic, protein MSCSNLTMWVPSKPSLSDASSLSFRSFLNPFQLPSHNLPSCSPFRSGTPIHCGLRELRTRIDSVKNTQKITEAMKLVAAAKVRRAQEAVVNARPFSETLVEVLYNINEQLQTDDIDVPLTNIRPVKKVALVVVTGDRGLCGGFNNSIIKKAESRIAELKGLGLDYTVISVGKKGNTYFLRRPYIPVDKFIEGNALPTAKEAQAIADDVFSLFVSEEVDKVELLYTKFVSLVKSDPVIHTLLPLSPKGEICDINGTCVDAAEDELFRLTTKEGKLTVEREAVRTETADFSPILQFEQDPVQILDALLPLYLNSQILRALQESLASELAARMSAMSSATDNAIELKKNLSMLYNRERQAKITGEILEIVAGANALT, encoded by the coding sequence ATGTCCTGCTCAAATTTGACAATGTGGGTGCCTTCGAAACCTTCTCTTTCTGACGCTTCTTCACTCTCTTTCCGCTCCTTTCTCAACCCTTTTCAGCTTCCTTCCCATAATTTACCCTCTTGCAGCCCCTTTCGATCGGGGACCCCGATCCATTGTGGTCTTCGTGAGCTACGAACCCGTATTGATTCTGTAAAGAACACCCAGAAGATCACTGAGGCTATGAAGCTTGTTGCTGCTGCTAAAGTCAGAAGAGCCCAAGAAGCCGTGGTTAATGCCAGACCCTTCTCAGAAACTCTGGTAGAAGTTCTATACAACATCAATGAGCAGCTACAAACTGATGACATAGATGTCCCTCTCACCAACATTAGGCCCGTCAAAAAGGTTGCCTTGGTTGTTGTCACCGGTGATAGGGGTCTTTGTGGCGGTTTCAACAATTCAATTATTAAGAAAGCCGAATCCAGGATTGCTGAACTGAAGGGTCTTGGTCTTGATTATACTGTTATTAGCGTCGGTAAAAAGGGCAACACATACTTCCTTCGGAGGCCTTATATTCCCGTTGATAAGTTTATTGAAGGTAACGCACTCCCTACTGCTAAAGAAGCGCAGGCCATTGCTGATGATGTTTTCTCACTCTTCGTTAGTGAAGAGGTGGATAAGGTGGAACTTTTGTACACCAAATTCGTGTCTTTGGTCAAGTCCGATCCAGTTATTCATACCTTGCTTCCTCTCTCGCCAAAGGGAGAGATTTGTGATATTAATGGAACATGTGTGGATGCTGCTGAGGACGAGTTATTCAGGCTTACAACCAAGGAAGGGAAACTAACGGTGGAGAGAGAGGCTGTAAGGACTGAGACAGCGGACTTCTCGCCCATATTGCAGTTTGAGCAGGACCCAGTTCAGATTCTCGATGCTTTGCTGCCTCTCTATTTGAACAGCCAGATTTTGAGGGCATTGCAGGAATCACTAGCTAGTGAGCTTGCTGCTAGGATGAGTGCCATGAGCAGTGCAACTGATAATGCAatagagttgaagaagaacttgTCTATGCTCTACAATAGGGAACGCCAGGCTAAAATCACGGGTGAGATATTGGAGATTGTTGCCGGTGCCAACGCTTTGACTTAG